In Vibrio diazotrophicus, the following proteins share a genomic window:
- a CDS encoding sensor domain-containing diguanylate cyclase — MDDVGEPNLLNDKLNLRQLILILSVFSVLMTLINSFYSMYRVQQQLIITNTIESNRVYAEKMAETTDLFIESAFSQLEYSAALLSQGMSDTKVQQQEVDRLRTQTSFFNSVVIVNSKGVIVSISPENIQLKGVQLKGDRSLQSLNAKVPLITDPFIPPSGNYLTSISYPIFSENKEYLGYIAGTIYLEQKNILNTILGKHSYKDGSYLYVVDRNRTIIYHPDAKRVGEVIDTNEAINAVTKGEKGGKPIVNSRGVDMLAGYAPVALSGWGIVAQRAEALTVATLNEQMWKVFIKSLPIGVITVLIIWVASVFISKPLWQLASILKNYESHTSTGYDLIKVKSWYFEASYLKRSFLNTLNIVSNTINQLHSDSLTDSLTGLLNRRGLDKSQDNLRIQKIPFSVLAVDIDHFKKVNDVFGHDVGDIVLKNVAEHLKLQARELDLVFRSGGEEFLLFLPKTDIYHAKYAAERIRKSIESQDFETVGHVTVSIGVAHWAAEGKPISAVLKEADDALYKAKDNGRNRTELSISS; from the coding sequence ATGGATGATGTAGGCGAACCTAATTTGTTAAATGATAAATTGAATTTAAGGCAATTAATCCTGATTCTGAGTGTCTTCAGTGTGTTGATGACGCTTATCAACTCCTTTTACTCAATGTACAGAGTTCAGCAACAACTGATTATTACTAACACTATTGAATCCAACCGCGTTTACGCAGAAAAAATGGCTGAAACAACAGACTTGTTTATTGAGTCAGCGTTTTCCCAGTTGGAGTATAGCGCTGCTTTACTCAGTCAAGGTATGTCTGACACAAAAGTACAACAGCAAGAGGTCGATAGATTAAGGACTCAAACAAGTTTTTTTAACTCTGTAGTTATCGTTAACTCTAAAGGGGTTATAGTCTCTATATCACCTGAAAACATACAATTGAAAGGCGTACAGCTAAAAGGTGATCGCTCGCTGCAATCATTAAATGCTAAAGTTCCTCTTATTACAGACCCATTCATACCACCTTCTGGCAATTATTTAACCAGTATTTCATATCCAATTTTCTCTGAAAATAAAGAGTATTTAGGTTATATAGCAGGAACTATTTACCTTGAACAAAAAAATATTTTGAATACGATTCTCGGTAAGCATAGTTATAAAGATGGTTCATATCTTTATGTTGTTGATAGAAACCGCACGATAATTTACCATCCTGACGCCAAAAGAGTTGGAGAGGTAATAGATACAAATGAGGCAATTAACGCTGTAACAAAAGGCGAAAAAGGCGGTAAACCTATCGTTAACTCTCGCGGAGTTGATATGTTAGCAGGTTATGCGCCAGTTGCTCTTTCTGGATGGGGAATCGTTGCTCAAAGGGCGGAGGCACTTACCGTAGCAACGCTTAATGAGCAAATGTGGAAGGTATTCATTAAATCACTTCCAATTGGAGTAATAACGGTTTTAATTATCTGGGTTGCATCTGTATTTATATCTAAACCTTTATGGCAATTGGCTAGTATATTAAAAAACTATGAAAGTCATACATCTACTGGATATGATTTAATTAAAGTAAAGTCGTGGTATTTTGAGGCGTCATATTTAAAGCGTTCTTTTCTTAATACATTAAACATAGTTTCTAATACTATTAATCAACTACATAGTGATTCTTTAACAGATTCGTTGACGGGATTATTAAACCGTAGAGGGCTAGATAAATCTCAAGATAATCTCCGTATACAAAAAATACCATTTTCTGTTTTAGCTGTGGATATAGACCACTTCAAAAAAGTTAATGATGTATTTGGTCATGATGTGGGCGATATAGTATTAAAGAATGTAGCAGAGCATCTAAAGCTACAAGCAAGAGAATTAGATTTAGTATTCCGTTCTGGCGGAGAAGAGTTTTTATTGTTCTTACCAAAAACAGATATATATCATGCTAAGTATGCGGCGGAACGTATTCGCAAATCGATTGAATCTCAAGATTTTGAAACTGTAGGACATGTGACAGTTTCTATAGGTGTCGCTCATTGGGCTGCTGAAGGTAAACCTATTAGCGCTGTTCTCAAGGAAGCCGACGATGCCCTGTATAAAGCAAAAGATAATGGTAGAAATAGAACTGAGTTGAGTATAAGCAGCTAA
- the ltrA gene encoding group II intron reverse transcriptase/maturase, which translates to MISKEISASPDSAQWQSINWKAVESHVLKLQMRIAKATREGKHGKAKALQWILTHSRSAKLLAVKRVSQNKGSKTPGIDGVIWNTDTRRMKAVNQLSRKAYQAKPLKRIYIPKKNGKLRPLGIPCMVDRAQQALHLLALEPISETLADPNSYGFRPNRSTADAVAQCFKCLALKKSAQWVLEGDIKACFDKIGHQWLMNNIAVDKRMLEQWLKSGFMDKGLFYHTDEGTPQGGVISPTLMLMTLAGLEQRIKSTALKKGARANFIGYADDFVVTCASKEVLENDIKPLIADFLAERGLTLSEEKTHITHISRGFDFLGFNHRKYKGKLLIKPSKSNTLLFLSNLRELIKKHATIPVNDLIKLINPKLRGWSNYYRHCVAKQVFGYVGHKLFHTLWHWAKRRHPTKSRTWIALKYFINRQGQWQFHGWQKIMDMDCQFNLFQIAKVPIERHVKIRSAATPFDPQYQEYLAKRKSKKQCRNSWHEPALTAL; encoded by the coding sequence ATGATTTCAAAAGAGATTAGTGCCTCTCCTGACAGTGCTCAATGGCAATCCATAAACTGGAAAGCCGTTGAATCCCATGTTTTAAAGCTTCAGATGCGTATTGCAAAGGCAACACGAGAAGGTAAACACGGCAAAGCGAAAGCGTTGCAGTGGATACTGACTCACTCACGCTCAGCAAAACTTCTTGCTGTTAAGCGGGTATCACAAAATAAAGGCAGTAAAACGCCTGGAATTGACGGCGTTATCTGGAATACAGATACGCGCCGCATGAAAGCAGTCAACCAATTGAGCAGAAAAGCTTATCAAGCCAAACCGCTCAAGCGTATCTACATCCCCAAGAAAAACGGCAAGCTCAGACCACTGGGTATCCCCTGCATGGTCGATAGAGCGCAGCAAGCGCTTCATCTTCTTGCTCTGGAGCCAATATCAGAAACACTTGCCGACCCTAACAGTTATGGATTTAGACCAAACCGTAGCACTGCCGATGCGGTCGCACAGTGCTTCAAGTGTCTGGCATTAAAGAAATCAGCTCAATGGGTTCTTGAGGGAGACATCAAAGCCTGTTTCGACAAGATCGGGCATCAATGGCTGATGAATAACATTGCCGTAGATAAACGCATGTTGGAACAATGGTTAAAGTCTGGTTTTATGGACAAAGGGCTGTTCTACCATACTGACGAGGGCACACCACAAGGTGGGGTCATATCTCCGACCTTGATGCTAATGACTCTTGCAGGACTTGAGCAACGCATAAAGTCTACCGCACTCAAAAAGGGTGCCAGAGCCAACTTTATCGGATACGCCGACGATTTCGTCGTCACCTGTGCTTCAAAGGAAGTGCTGGAGAACGATATCAAGCCGTTGATTGCTGATTTCTTGGCAGAAAGAGGCTTAACACTCTCCGAAGAGAAAACGCACATTACTCATATCAGCCGTGGTTTTGACTTCCTAGGTTTTAATCATAGGAAGTACAAAGGGAAATTGCTCATTAAACCGAGCAAATCCAACACACTATTGTTCTTGAGCAACTTGCGCGAACTCATCAAGAAGCACGCAACCATCCCTGTTAACGATTTAATCAAGTTGATAAATCCGAAACTCAGGGGCTGGTCGAATTACTATCGGCACTGCGTGGCTAAACAGGTATTCGGATATGTAGGTCACAAGCTATTCCATACGTTATGGCATTGGGCTAAAAGGCGTCATCCAACAAAATCCAGAACTTGGATCGCGCTTAAATACTTCATCAACCGTCAGGGTCAATGGCAATTTCACGGTTGGCAGAAGATCATGGATATGGATTGTCAGTTCAATCTGTTTCAAATAGCTAAGGTGCCAATAGAGAGACATGTGAAAATCAGGAGTGCCGCTACGCCCTTTGATCCTCAATACCAAGAATACTTGGCTAAGAGAAAATCAAAGAAGCAATGCCGTAACTCTTGGCATGAGCCTGCTCTCACTGCTTTATAA
- a CDS encoding GGDEF domain-containing protein, with the protein MPTNEKLLEVIKMQTELTKLGLDLGAVMQRVVDRALPLVRADGAVIELADDGQMVYRAASGIASNYLGLRLEAASSLSGLCIDSSRALVCSDSEADSRVDIEACRKIGLRSMLVQPLNHLGKTVGVLKVMSSSVNKFGDEEVFILSLLAETIASLMFLSERYDRNALFIKATRDSLTGLANKAFFMDRLRSTLLTKMESSHPYAIVICDLDGLKVINDNLGHRIGDVAIKEFANCLRRATRELDTVARIGGDEFGIISPLKSSEDAKDLVQRLEAEVTKTVVYETNTINLKASIGFSLTPQDGVEVDHLLDLADQRMYSVKRNHYQKMRMQPR; encoded by the coding sequence ATGCCTACGAATGAAAAGCTACTAGAGGTCATAAAAATGCAGACCGAACTGACTAAGTTAGGTTTGGATTTAGGTGCTGTAATGCAGCGAGTAGTTGATAGAGCATTGCCGCTTGTAAGAGCAGATGGTGCTGTTATCGAACTAGCCGATGATGGTCAGATGGTTTATCGAGCTGCTTCCGGTATTGCCTCTAACTACTTAGGTTTAAGGTTAGAAGCTGCATCAAGTTTATCTGGTCTCTGTATAGATTCTAGCAGGGCTTTAGTATGTTCTGATTCGGAAGCGGACTCACGTGTAGATATAGAGGCATGCAGGAAAATCGGGTTGCGTTCAATGCTCGTACAGCCATTGAATCATCTTGGCAAAACAGTAGGCGTATTGAAGGTGATGTCGTCTTCCGTTAATAAGTTTGGAGATGAAGAAGTCTTTATACTGAGTCTATTAGCAGAAACTATAGCTTCACTCATGTTTTTGTCAGAACGATATGACCGCAATGCTTTGTTCATAAAAGCAACAAGAGATAGTTTAACCGGTTTAGCAAACAAAGCGTTTTTTATGGATAGACTTAGAAGCACCCTACTAACAAAAATGGAATCTAGCCATCCGTATGCAATCGTTATTTGTGACTTGGATGGTCTGAAAGTGATTAACGATAATTTGGGTCACAGAATCGGTGATGTGGCAATAAAAGAGTTTGCTAATTGTCTGCGTAGAGCTACCCGAGAGTTAGATACCGTTGCGAGGATTGGCGGAGATGAGTTTGGAATCATATCTCCCCTCAAGAGTAGCGAAGATGCTAAAGATTTGGTGCAACGATTGGAAGCTGAAGTAACAAAAACAGTCGTGTATGAAACTAATACGATTAATTTGAAAGCCAGTATTGGGTTTTCACTAACACCTCAAGATGGAGTGGAAGTAGACCACCTTCTCGACTTAGCTGATCAGAGAATGTACTCGGTCAAGCGCAACCATTACCAAAAGATGAGAATGCAGCCTAGGTAA
- a CDS encoding IS110 family transposase: MLTNNVIAIDLAKNVLQICHISVHGELLFNRALSRQKAKEFLTTTKPSIVAMEGCCGCHYWGQLAEKCGHEVRIINPKKVKGYLEGHKTDHNDALAIANAAIQIGIKYSRPKTLEQQAMHSLESSRRFLSRSVVSLGQHIRGTILGYGIANPRGEKGLKASIQSVLDGETPIPANVVSVLAMLWEQYKLLKSKLIEFEKEKNALTRQIEPCQRLMEIEGVGETTAAMLYTTLGDGKQFKNGRQASAFVGLTPKQHSSGGKVFMIGIDKCGGVKELRSLLYLGAMSYVGRLPETPKTQKDAWLAKIIKRIGYKKACIALANKIVRTAWAILRYETKYKPILLTN; encoded by the coding sequence ATGCTGACCAACAATGTTATTGCTATCGACTTAGCTAAAAACGTCCTTCAAATCTGCCATATCAGCGTTCATGGCGAGTTACTTTTTAATCGAGCTTTAAGCCGACAAAAAGCAAAAGAGTTTCTTACTACAACGAAACCATCTATCGTTGCGATGGAAGGTTGTTGTGGCTGCCATTATTGGGGACAGTTAGCTGAGAAATGTGGTCATGAGGTCAGAATTATTAATCCCAAGAAAGTAAAAGGCTACTTAGAAGGCCATAAAACCGACCACAATGATGCTCTTGCCATTGCTAATGCAGCTATACAAATTGGTATAAAATACAGCCGACCTAAAACATTAGAACAACAAGCTATGCACTCTTTGGAAAGCAGTCGACGCTTTTTATCTCGTAGTGTCGTATCACTTGGGCAGCATATCAGAGGAACGATCTTGGGCTACGGGATAGCAAACCCAAGAGGCGAAAAAGGATTAAAAGCCTCCATTCAATCCGTGTTAGATGGTGAAACTCCAATACCAGCTAATGTGGTTTCTGTTCTTGCCATGTTGTGGGAACAATACAAACTACTCAAGTCTAAATTAATTGAATTTGAAAAAGAGAAAAATGCCTTAACTCGCCAGATTGAACCATGCCAAAGATTAATGGAAATCGAAGGGGTTGGCGAGACAACAGCAGCGATGCTTTACACCACTCTTGGCGATGGCAAGCAGTTCAAAAATGGAAGACAAGCTTCAGCATTCGTTGGACTGACACCTAAGCAACATAGCTCGGGCGGAAAAGTGTTTATGATAGGAATTGATAAATGCGGAGGGGTTAAAGAATTACGTTCTTTACTTTATCTTGGGGCGATGTCCTACGTTGGCCGACTGCCAGAAACACCTAAAACTCAAAAAGACGCTTGGCTAGCTAAAATCATCAAACGCATTGGGTACAAGAAAGCCTGTATTGCACTCGCCAATAAAATAGTCCGAACAGCATGGGCAATACTTCGTTACGAAACTAAATATAAGCCAATATTGCTAACCAATTAA
- a CDS encoding DUF4405 domain-containing protein, with the protein MKRKYIFQVVQDAFLLMLVGALFGFHLWGEALHEWLGVALLLLIALHCVLNVHWFKRIAKGEYDLFRRLRLLSTGILMVSFVLAAISGLMLSQYVAPDAFFHNSADLIRKIHMTSVHWMQVLIAVHLGMHWKMLAGFFSKIWHIYPSAFLANRLIPFVFILVSLYGFNEVIERQIHTYLLMQVNYSFFDFDESKLRFYLGFFSIVIAVAYLTRILTWMALMLDEKASRKVY; encoded by the coding sequence ATGAAGAGAAAGTACATATTTCAAGTTGTTCAAGATGCATTTTTACTAATGCTAGTTGGAGCTTTGTTTGGTTTTCACCTTTGGGGAGAAGCGCTACATGAATGGTTAGGAGTGGCTTTGCTTCTCCTCATTGCTCTGCATTGCGTCTTGAATGTGCACTGGTTCAAGAGAATCGCCAAAGGTGAATACGATCTATTTCGCCGTTTGAGATTGTTATCTACGGGGATTTTGATGGTTTCATTCGTTCTTGCTGCTATCAGTGGGCTAATGCTATCTCAATATGTTGCTCCTGATGCTTTTTTTCATAACTCGGCGGACTTGATTCGAAAGATACACATGACAAGCGTTCACTGGATGCAAGTTTTAATTGCTGTACATCTTGGGATGCATTGGAAAATGCTGGCAGGCTTTTTTAGTAAAATTTGGCATATTTATCCCTCTGCATTTTTAGCAAACCGCTTAATTCCCTTTGTTTTTATTCTAGTTTCACTTTATGGGTTCAATGAGGTTATCGAACGACAAATTCATACTTATCTATTGATGCAGGTAAATTACTCATTTTTTGATTTTGATGAATCAAAACTGAGATTCTATTTAGGCTTCTTTTCAATCGTAATCGCTGTTGCTTATCTAACGCGTATTTTGACGTGGATGGCTCTAATGTTAGATGAAAAAGCATCGAGGAAAGTATATTGA
- a CDS encoding flavodoxin produces MTVFVSTAQSAEKKVLIAYFSVPENVALNGVDAATGASVLLKNGNVVGSNQYVAQLIQQQTGGDIYRIEAPFEYPDTHDPLLEFAQKEKRTNTRPAIKTPLPDLEQYDTVYVGYPIWWYQMPMIMYTFFEQNNFSGKTIIPFTVHGGSRFSGSIKVIQNLQPNADVVTTGLAISRNRIDSEQIPSQVSQWLNTFTKQ; encoded by the coding sequence ATGACAGTTTTTGTTTCAACGGCACAAAGCGCAGAAAAGAAAGTGCTGATCGCTTACTTTTCTGTACCAGAAAACGTTGCGTTAAATGGCGTCGATGCAGCGACTGGCGCAAGCGTTTTGCTAAAAAATGGCAATGTTGTTGGATCTAATCAATATGTAGCACAGCTCATTCAACAACAAACTGGTGGTGATATCTATCGTATTGAAGCACCGTTTGAATATCCTGATACGCATGATCCATTACTTGAATTTGCCCAGAAAGAAAAACGAACCAATACTCGGCCTGCTATCAAAACACCGCTACCAGATTTAGAGCAGTACGATACTGTTTATGTCGGTTATCCGATCTGGTGGTATCAGATGCCTATGATCATGTACACATTCTTTGAACAGAATAATTTTTCGGGAAAAACCATCATTCCATTTACTGTTCATGGCGGAAGCCGATTCTCTGGCTCGATAAAAGTCATCCAAAATCTGCAACCTAACGCTGATGTTGTTACTACTGGGCTTGCGATATCAAGAAATAGAATTGATAGCGAGCAGATCCCGTCTCAAGTATCTCAATGGCTAAATACTTTCACTAAGCAATAA
- a CDS encoding carboxymuconolactone decarboxylase family protein, whose translation MTLKFFKPVLLSSVMFVGAATNMSFANEQPTRAQFLMGDIAPKLAQLTDDVLYADIWERKELSPRDRSLVTISALVAMNRPDQLRSHIRIGLKNGLTQEQIMEAITHLAFYSGWPTSVTAVPVAREVFNELKPE comes from the coding sequence ATGACATTAAAATTTTTTAAACCAGTATTGTTGTCTAGTGTTATGTTCGTTGGTGCAGCAACCAATATGAGTTTTGCTAATGAGCAGCCTACACGTGCCCAGTTTCTAATGGGTGATATTGCGCCTAAGTTAGCGCAGCTTACTGACGATGTTTTGTATGCTGATATATGGGAACGCAAAGAGCTGTCGCCAAGAGATAGAAGTCTTGTAACAATTAGTGCGCTTGTGGCGATGAATAGACCAGACCAATTGCGTTCTCATATTCGAATCGGTTTGAAGAATGGTTTAACTCAAGAACAGATAATGGAAGCTATTACTCATCTTGCTTTTTATTCTGGTTGGCCGACTTCTGTTACAGCAGTACCTGTTGCAAGAGAAGTATTTAATGAACTAAAACCAGAATAA
- a CDS encoding heavy metal sensor histidine kinase gives MFRRSVTFRLAVMFVIAFVVIVSIYGLLLRISLHDSLANQMHNELSFRANLIEPWITSRTDLNSWEVLVAKLSDLTLTEGGRVTYWIFDSNNQSMLSNTFLPGVNISDLNSGYVRIPSPTPEACSTYLYIVDLPTKGLRYAIGLESSAYMGTYDEFTRNLVIITVFGLGLIALLSFVLVRIGMKPVHSLSEQAQHLAPDEHGMRLDSDSLPVELKELAVSFNGVLDRQEVAWQQLDSFNSDVAHELKTPLTNLIGQTQLALSSRQSTESMQDILGSNLEELERMTSIVNDMLFLSRAYAGENATNVKKVSLREEADKTIEYVSPLFFENDIEVAIDGDVSACIDYRLFNRALANLLSNSARYAKPHSCVKVKFQQVHDEVHVSVSNVGDTIEPTHLSRLFERFYRMDSARKNSHAHHGLGLSIVKAVALMHGGTVFATSEQGTNTFGFTLSNRLEKCSENIETLNNMNLNYNNG, from the coding sequence ATGTTTCGTCGTTCAGTCACTTTTCGTCTAGCAGTAATGTTTGTCATTGCCTTTGTCGTAATTGTCTCAATTTATGGCTTATTACTTCGTATTTCATTGCATGATTCTTTGGCAAATCAAATGCACAATGAACTGTCATTTAGAGCTAATTTGATTGAGCCTTGGATAACTTCTCGAACTGATCTAAATAGTTGGGAGGTATTGGTCGCTAAGCTTTCTGACTTAACTTTAACTGAAGGAGGTCGTGTTACTTATTGGATATTTGATTCGAATAATCAGTCGATGTTAAGTAATACGTTTCTTCCTGGTGTAAACATTTCAGACTTAAACTCTGGTTACGTGAGAATACCGTCTCCAACCCCAGAGGCTTGTTCGACCTATCTATATATTGTTGATTTACCGACCAAAGGCTTGCGTTATGCAATAGGTCTTGAATCAAGCGCTTATATGGGGACATATGATGAGTTCACACGAAACCTTGTGATTATCACTGTTTTCGGTCTGGGACTTATTGCGTTACTTAGTTTTGTCCTCGTGCGTATTGGAATGAAACCCGTACATTCTCTTAGTGAGCAAGCACAACATTTAGCGCCAGATGAGCATGGCATGCGTTTAGATTCTGATTCGTTGCCCGTTGAACTAAAAGAGCTAGCCGTTTCGTTTAACGGTGTTTTAGACAGACAGGAAGTCGCGTGGCAACAGCTAGACAGTTTCAACTCGGATGTTGCTCATGAGCTGAAAACTCCGCTTACGAATTTGATTGGTCAAACACAGCTTGCGCTATCAAGCCGCCAATCAACAGAAAGTATGCAAGATATCTTAGGTTCTAATCTAGAAGAGTTGGAGCGAATGACATCTATTGTGAATGATATGCTTTTTCTCTCCAGAGCTTATGCTGGAGAGAATGCCACTAATGTTAAAAAGGTGTCTTTACGAGAGGAAGCAGATAAAACGATAGAATATGTTTCACCGCTGTTTTTCGAGAATGATATTGAAGTCGCAATTGATGGTGATGTGAGTGCATGTATCGACTATCGGCTTTTTAATCGAGCTTTAGCAAATTTACTTAGCAATAGCGCCCGATATGCCAAACCACACTCATGTGTGAAAGTTAAGTTTCAACAAGTTCACGATGAGGTTCATGTTTCTGTATCTAATGTTGGTGACACAATTGAGCCTACACATCTATCGCGTCTCTTTGAACGTTTTTATCGAATGGATTCCGCTCGAAAGAATAGTCACGCTCATCATGGTTTAGGATTATCGATAGTAAAGGCTGTAGCACTGATGCATGGCGGCACAGTTTTTGCCACCAGTGAGCAAGGCACCAATACGTTTGGGTTTACATTAAGTAATAGATTAGAAAAATGTTCAGAAAATATAGAAACATTAAATAACATGAATCTAAATTATAATAATGGCTAA
- a CDS encoding heavy metal response regulator transcription factor: MRLLLVEDEEKTSSYINRALTELGFTVDLAENGIDGLHLALEYDYDVIILDLMLPNLDGYGVLEQLRKNKQTPVIMLSARGCVDDRVKGLQHGADDFLPKPFSLTELVARVQALLRRRPSDGADITRLQIHDLSLDLLARRVTRAGKRLELTAKEFALLSLLARHQGEILSKMMIAEQIWDMNFDSDANVVEVAIKRVRAKVDSPFTDKLIHTVRGMGYVLEVRNE, translated from the coding sequence ATGCGATTACTACTGGTGGAAGATGAAGAGAAAACATCTTCCTACATTAATCGAGCGTTAACTGAGTTAGGTTTTACTGTCGACTTGGCTGAAAACGGGATTGATGGATTGCATCTCGCTCTTGAGTATGACTACGATGTGATTATTTTGGACCTCATGCTACCAAATTTGGATGGCTACGGTGTTCTAGAACAGTTGCGAAAAAATAAACAAACGCCAGTGATTATGCTCTCAGCCCGTGGCTGTGTTGACGACAGAGTTAAAGGCTTACAGCATGGCGCAGATGATTTTTTGCCTAAGCCATTCTCGCTAACAGAGTTGGTCGCACGTGTTCAAGCTTTGTTAAGGCGTCGTCCTAGTGATGGCGCAGATATCACACGTTTACAAATTCACGATTTAAGCCTCGACTTACTTGCCCGAAGAGTGACTCGCGCAGGGAAAAGACTCGAACTGACCGCGAAGGAGTTTGCTTTATTGAGTTTGCTGGCTCGCCATCAAGGTGAAATTTTATCTAAGATGATGATCGCTGAACAAATTTGGGACATGAATTTTGATAGTGATGCCAATGTTGTTGAAGTTGCAATCAAGCGAGTAAGAGCAAAAGTAGACTCGCCTTTTACCGATAAGCTTATTCATACTGTGAGAGGTATGGGTTATGTACTCGAAGTCCGAAATGAGTAA